A window of Bradyrhizobium sp. AZCC 1610 contains these coding sequences:
- a CDS encoding LLM class flavin-dependent oxidoreductase, whose protein sequence is MTRQMALVGFLQAQNCTNLPSSWRHPESRDDSMSADYYQEIARILEAGKFHMAFFDDRLAMPDRYGNDHAHTVEYGIRCVKMDPLIVLTTMGMVTEKLGLGSTCSTTYYEPFDVARRFATLDLMSGGRAGWNVVTSLNDGEAHNMGKDAHLEHDYRYDRADEFMEVVLGHWDTWEDGSLIMDKNSGRFADPARVKRLDHNGAFFKSRGPFTVPRSAQGHPVIIQAGASGRGQRFAGRWGEVIFTAARNVAAAREGYVAVRNEAAKAGRDPDQMYLCNLTTPVCGATKTEAEDKMALINKLPLQIDALSLLAEALNYDFASKPLDEPLTTEELMSMQGILGIRDGVLKNSGKTNPSARDFVTFSGRGQVQDAIVGGPKEIADKLEEMFVERGCDGFVIAATIVPGSYADFVQHIVPELQRRGLFHKDYAGKTLRENLGLTRPAAGAWKTGPQAAAE, encoded by the coding sequence ATGACGCGGCAAATGGCGCTGGTTGGATTCCTGCAGGCGCAGAACTGCACCAATCTGCCGAGTTCGTGGCGGCACCCGGAATCGCGCGACGATTCGATGTCGGCCGACTATTACCAGGAGATCGCCCGGATTCTCGAAGCCGGCAAATTCCACATGGCGTTCTTCGACGACCGCCTGGCGATGCCGGACCGCTACGGTAACGATCACGCTCACACCGTCGAGTACGGCATCCGCTGCGTGAAGATGGACCCGCTGATCGTGCTGACCACGATGGGCATGGTCACCGAAAAGCTCGGGCTGGGGTCGACCTGCTCGACCACCTATTACGAGCCGTTCGATGTCGCACGCCGGTTCGCCACCCTTGACTTAATGTCGGGCGGACGCGCGGGGTGGAACGTCGTCACCTCGCTCAATGACGGCGAGGCCCACAACATGGGCAAGGACGCCCATCTCGAACATGACTACCGCTACGATCGCGCCGACGAGTTCATGGAAGTCGTGCTCGGACATTGGGACACCTGGGAAGACGGCTCCCTGATCATGGACAAGAACAGCGGCCGGTTCGCCGATCCGGCCAGGGTGAAGCGGCTCGACCACAACGGCGCGTTCTTCAAGTCGCGCGGGCCGTTCACCGTACCGCGCTCGGCGCAGGGCCATCCCGTCATCATCCAGGCCGGCGCATCCGGCCGCGGCCAGCGCTTTGCGGGCCGATGGGGCGAGGTGATTTTCACCGCCGCGCGCAACGTGGCCGCCGCCAGGGAAGGCTATGTGGCTGTCCGCAACGAAGCGGCGAAGGCCGGCCGCGATCCGGACCAGATGTATCTCTGCAACCTCACCACGCCCGTCTGCGGCGCGACCAAGACCGAGGCCGAGGACAAGATGGCGCTGATCAACAAGCTGCCGCTGCAGATCGATGCGCTGTCGCTGCTGGCGGAGGCGCTGAACTATGACTTCGCATCAAAACCGCTCGACGAGCCGCTCACCACCGAAGAGCTCATGAGCATGCAGGGCATCCTCGGCATTCGCGACGGCGTTCTGAAGAATTCGGGCAAGACCAATCCCAGTGCGCGCGACTTCGTCACCTTCTCTGGACGCGGCCAGGTGCAGGACGCGATCGTCGGCGGCCCCAAGGAGATCGCCGACAAGTTAGAGGAGATGTTCGTTGAGCGCGGCTGCGATGGCTTTGTCATCGCGGCCACCATCGTGCCCGGCTCCTACGCCGATTTCGTCCAGCACATCGTGCCGGAATTGCAGCGCCGCGGCCTGTTTCACAAGGATTACGCCGGCAAGACGTTGCGCGAGAATCTCGGCCTGACGCGTCCTGCCGCCGGCGCCTGGAAAACCGGCCCGCAGGCCGCAGCCGAATAA
- a CDS encoding Ldh family oxidoreductase, with protein MPMVQADRLTRIGAALLKAAGASEEEAHAVAVGCVNANLAGHDSHGVIAIPTYIDRIKAGHIVPGAKWTTVQESPTTTVIDGHWGFGFHVNAKAMELTIEKAKTANVAACTVFRQSHVGRLAAYPLMAMRAGMIGIATADSGRSPKHVAPFGGREARLGTNPISIAVPSDLEAPFYLDMATSAVAAGKIALSVARGEQIPQGWIIDAEGRHTTDPTQYRKGGALLPLGGSEGYKGSGLAAMVEVLCGLLTGLGFGVEPTGRHNDGCFMAVFNVAAFRPLKDFEKEVGEFARYLKSTSPSEGSPGVFYPGEIEHIREQQRRRDGIEIEDATWDKLKALATDYKLAVELGLR; from the coding sequence CAGGCCGACCGTCTCACGCGAATCGGCGCGGCGCTGCTCAAGGCCGCCGGCGCCTCGGAGGAGGAGGCTCATGCCGTCGCGGTCGGCTGCGTCAACGCCAATCTCGCCGGCCACGATTCACACGGCGTGATCGCGATCCCGACCTATATCGACCGCATCAAGGCCGGCCATATCGTGCCCGGCGCGAAATGGACCACCGTCCAGGAATCGCCGACCACGACCGTGATCGACGGTCACTGGGGCTTCGGCTTTCACGTCAACGCCAAGGCGATGGAGTTGACGATCGAAAAGGCGAAGACCGCCAATGTCGCCGCCTGCACGGTGTTCCGCCAGAGCCATGTCGGGCGGCTCGCCGCCTATCCCCTGATGGCGATGCGGGCGGGGATGATCGGCATTGCCACCGCCGATTCCGGCCGCTCACCGAAGCATGTCGCACCGTTCGGCGGCCGCGAGGCAAGGCTCGGCACCAACCCGATCTCAATTGCGGTGCCGTCCGATCTCGAGGCGCCGTTCTATCTTGATATGGCGACCTCGGCGGTAGCGGCCGGCAAGATCGCGCTGTCGGTCGCGCGCGGCGAACAAATCCCGCAGGGTTGGATCATCGACGCGGAGGGACGGCACACCACCGATCCGACCCAATATCGCAAGGGCGGCGCGCTGCTGCCGCTCGGCGGCAGCGAGGGTTACAAGGGAAGCGGCCTCGCCGCAATGGTCGAAGTGTTGTGCGGCCTGCTCACGGGCTTGGGCTTTGGCGTCGAGCCGACCGGCCGTCACAATGACGGATGCTTCATGGCGGTGTTCAATGTCGCCGCATTCCGTCCCTTGAAGGACTTCGAGAAAGAGGTCGGCGAGTTCGCCCGCTATCTCAAATCGACGTCACCGTCGGAAGGTTCGCCCGGCGTGTTCTATCCCGGTGAGATCGAGCACATCCGAGAACAGCAGCGCCGGCGCGACGGCATCGAGATCGAGGACGCCACCTGGGACAAGCTGAAAGCGCTCGCTACTGACTACAAGCTCGCCGTCGAACTCGGTCTGAGATGA